TACCAAATCCCGTTTCTTTGGTTGATCCGGAAAGTCGAACGCTAAGCTCCCAACAAAATGCGGCGCGGCATGTGTAGTAAGCGCATAGCCTTTCAAGTAGCGTAGCAAATTTTTCTCTTTTCCTTTCCGCATGGCTTTAGACACAGCTTCCGCCACTTGCGTGTAAAGCATTTCGTTCGAGCCTTCAAAAATCTGAAAAGGCCGGCTGTCGACCATAGCCCTACCTGCTATATGGTCTAAGCAATAGCCGTTTGCGCCCGACAATTGTAAGCATATTTGCGCTGACTCATGCATGAAGTCTGTTAGTACGGCTTTTACACTATTCGCATCGATCCCGTTGCCCGAAACATCCTGCTCAATGGAACTCACTTTCGAACCATATGCGCACATACCCGAACATAAGGTAAAAGCTGCTTGCAATCGTGACAGCTGAAATTTCACTGCATCCATTTCATTTAGCCGTAGGCCTGCCACCCGCCTTGTTTTACAGTGTTGCAAGGCCTCATCCAATAAACGCTTGATGAAACCCATCCCCATCCCCGGAAACTGCAGCCTACTGCGGTGTAAAGTATCCAGCATCAATTTAAGCCCGGTACTCTCCGCAACCAGACGATGTGCCATAGGGACTTCCACATCTATATGGTTCAGGCCATAAGGAATCGCATACAGCCCCAGATTATTATAATACTGTTTCACTTCAATCTGCTGTTTCGCGTCGGCATTTTCGGTTAAAAAAAAATCTATATCGCGTACTAATTCCCCGCCTGCATTTTTTCTGCGAGCAGCCACCAGCCAATAGTTAGCCGCACCCGTTAAGCCTTGCCAATGTTTCTCCCCCTTTATCCGAAAGCTGTTTGCCCCTTCCTCGTAAAAAGTTTGCATATTCAGCGCATCACTGCCATAGCCCGGCTCGGTAATCATCAAACC
This Olivibacter sp. SDN3 DNA region includes the following protein-coding sequences:
- a CDS encoding acyl-CoA dehydrogenase family protein; translated protein: MMNVVQPISEVQNFDTFISTFKEKLANLFSAEYDYNAMSLQRGLPPHLLSEIMDMKPLSVAIPESHGGRGMIVKECLGVLSAASYESLSLSLIFGINIALFLEPFAKYVHVARQDQVFTNFLENRAMGGLMITEPGYGSDALNMQTFYEEGANSFRIKGEKHWQGLTGAANYWLVAARRKNAGGELVRDIDFFLTENADAKQQIEVKQYYNNLGLYAIPYGLNHIDVEVPMAHRLVAESTGLKLMLDTLHRSRLQFPGMGMGFIKRLLDEALQHCKTRRVAGLRLNEMDAVKFQLSRLQAAFTLCSGMCAYGSKVSSIEQDVSGNGIDANSVKAVLTDFMHESAQICLQLSGANGYCLDHIAGRAMVDSRPFQIFEGSNEMLYTQVAEAVSKAMRKGKEKNLLRYLKGYALTTHAAPHFVGSLAFDFPDQPKKRDLVTLGRIISRVICFDMVLVLRDAGFSRELVDITQQHVHMDLTMLVGQLSSKNDAVPLMEYDEDASWTDCC